One region of Brassica napus cultivar Da-Ae chromosome A10, Da-Ae, whole genome shotgun sequence genomic DNA includes:
- the LOC106370295 gene encoding putative lipid-transfer protein DIR1, whose product MGKNNTKILITALVMIVTASMMIEEAKSVRICNVSTKDLKKCRPAVTGNNPPPPTPQCCQVAKAANLECLCPFLSRSGIDPSKIKALGANCGITKNPSCLP is encoded by the coding sequence ATGGGTAAGAACAACACCAAAATCCTCATCACAGCTCTTGTGATGATTGTAACCGCTTCAATGATGATTGAAGAAGCTAAGAGCGTTCGCATATGTAACGTCAGCACAAAGGACTTGAAGAAATGCCGTCCAGCTGTCACTGGAAACAACCCACCACCTCCCACTCCCCAATGCTGCCAGGTGGCCAAAGCCGCTAATCTTGAATGTCTCTGCCCGTTCCTCTCCAGGTCCGGGATTGACCCATCAAAAATCAAGGCTCTAGGAGCCAATTGTGGCATTACCAAAAATCCCTCCTGTTTGCCATG
- the LOC106371416 gene encoding putative lipid-transfer protein DIR1 — protein MDENNTRTIVAALVIVFVSLVLMEEPTSIPLCNINANTLEKCRPAVTGNNPPLPGDACCIVLQAADLECVCKFKSHIPILATKSHKVHDLLRKCGIKTIPPACQDKTKVS, from the coding sequence ATGGATGAGAACAATACCAGAACCATTGTAGCAGCTCTGGTGATTGTTTTCGTCTCCCTGGTTTTAATGGAAGAACCTACAAGCATTCCCTTATGTAACATCAACGCAAACACCTTGGAGAAGTGCCGTCCAGCAGTCACAGGAAACAACCCGCCGCTTCCAGGTGACGCATGCTGCATAGTCCTCCAAGCTGCTGATCTCGAATGTGTCTGCAAGTTCAAATCTCATATTCCAATTTTAGCGACCAAATCACATAAAGTCCATGATCTTCTGAGAAAATGTGGCATTAAAACAATCCCTCCTGCATGCCAAGATAAAACCAAAGTATCATAG
- the LOC106371415 gene encoding sodium/hydrogen exchanger 4 has translation MGIGLTEFLSIELATEHPKVIPISVFIVILCLCLVIGHLLEENRWVNESITAILVGAVSGTVILLISKGKSSHILVFDEELFFIYLLPPIIFNAGFQVKKKKFFHNFLTIMSFGVIGVFISTTIISFGTWLLFPKLGFKGLTARDYLAIGTIFSSTDTVCTLQILHQDETPLLYSLVFGEGVVNDATSVVLFNAVQKIHFESINGLTALRVLGNFLYLFSTSTLLGIGVGLVTSFVLKTLYFGRHSTTRELAIMVLMAYLSYMLAELFSLSGILTVFFCGVLMSHYASYNVTESSRITSRHVFAMLSFIAETFIFLYVGTDALDFTKWKTSSLSVGGTLEVSGVITALVLLGRAAFVFPLSVLTNLMNRNAQRSESITFKHQVIIWWAGLMRGAVSIALAFKQFTYSGVTTDPLDAAMVTNTIVVVLFTTLVFGFLTKPLVNYLLPHDESSDNTGNSRGKQSAPGSPKEDATLPLLSFDESTSTNLSRAKDSLTLLIEQPVYTIHRYWRKFDDTYMRPVFGGPRPVNQPEC, from the exons ATGGGTATTGGGTTAACGGAGTTTCTATCGATAGAACTAGCCACTGAGCATCCTAAGGTGATACCTATCTCTGTGTTCATCGTCATCCTCTGCCTCTGTTTGGTTATTGGCCACTTACTCGAAGAGAATCGATGGGTCAATGAATCCATTACCGCCATTTTAGTC GGAGCTGTATCAGGAACGGTTATATTACTTATTAGTAAAGGAAAGAGTTCTCATATTTTGGTGTTTGATGAAGAGCTATTCTTCATTTATCTTCTTCCTCCTATCATTTTCAATGCCGG ATTCCAAGTTAAGAAAAAGAAGTTTTTTCACAACTTTTTAACCATCATGTCGTTTGGTGTCATTGGAGTTTTCATCTCCACTACCATTATTTCGTTTG GCACTTGGTTGCTGTTTCCCAAGTTGGGATTCAAGGGATTAACTGCTCGAGACTATCTTG CCATTGGAACGATTTTCTCCTCAACTGATACTGTTTGCACTCTACag ATTCTCCATCAAGATGAGACACCATTGCTATACAGCTTAGTATTTGGAGAAGGAGTGGTGAATGATGCAACCTCAGTTGTGCTCTTCAACGCCGTTCAAAAGATTCACTTCGAAAGCATCAACGGTTTGACGGCTCTACGAGTATTAGGAAACTTTTTGTACCTCTTCTCCACAAGCACACTCCTCGGAATTGGT GTGGGGCTAGTAACGTCTTTTGTCCTTAAAACTCTCTATTTTGGaag ACACTCAACCACACGTGAACTCGCGATCATGGTCCTAATGGCTTACCTTTCATATATGTTGGCTGAG CTCTTCTCATTAAGTGGGATTCTCACTGTATTCTTCTGTGGTGTTTTGATGTCGCATTATGCATCGTATAACGTGACAGAGAGTTCAAGAATCACTTCCAG GCACGTATTTGCGATGCTTTCCTTTATTGCGGAGACATTCATATTTCTGTATGTTGGAACAGATGCTCTTGATTTTACCAAGTGGAAGACTAGCAGCTTAAG TGTTGGGGGTACTTTGGAGGTCTCCGGTGTCATAACCGCATTAGTATTGCTTGGACGAGCAGCGTTTGTGTTTCCACTCTCTGTCTTAACTAATCTCATGAATCGAAACGCTCAAAGAAGCGAGTCTATCACATTCAAGCACCAG GTGATTATTTGGTGGGCGGGGCTTATGCGAGGTGCTGTCTCAATTGCTCTGGCTTTCAAGCAG TTCACATACTCGGGTGTTACAACGGATCCTCTGGATGCTGCCATGGTCACCAACACCATCGTCGTTGTCCTCTTTACTACACTG GTGTTTGGTTTCCTCACAAAGCCACTTGTGAACTATCTTCTTCCTCACGACGAAAGTAGTGACAACACCGGTAATAGTAGAGGTAAACAGAGTGCGCCAGGTTCCCCGAAGGAAGATGCGACGCTTCCTCTACTCTCCTTTGACGAGTCTACTTCCACCAACTTAAGCAGAGCTAAAGATAGTCTCACCCTTCTGATTGAACAGCCTGTTTACACCATCCACCGCTACTGGAGAAAGTTTGATGATACTTATATGAGACCTGTCTTCGGTGGACCTCGTCCAGTTAATCAACCAGAATGCTAG